The Candidatus Synechococcus calcipolaris G9 genome contains the following window.
TGTTTTGCCCGGGCTGAGGGGGATTTTTCAAAGGTACTTTCGTCCTGAAGATAATCCAGCCATAGTTTTGCCAAGCTTTCGGCCTGTTCTTCTTTGGCCTCTACCACATGGTACATACGACGCGGCCGACCCCGACCTTCAACTTTTTTCCAGTAGCCACTGATGATTTGTTCGTCTTCTAGGAATTTCAGGGCACTGTAGAGCACCGTATCG
Protein-coding sequences here:
- a CDS encoding PadR family transcriptional regulator, whose amino-acid sequence is MKLDDIYSFFRQPPPVYLSKEVAVCYVLHTLVAKGDSYGTALIQSIESDYPFYRLSDTVLYSALKFLEDEQIISGYWKKVEGRGRPRRMYHVVEAKEEQAESLAKLWLDYLQDESTFEKSPSARAKHAEEA